CTACTTGAACTTTCTTCAGTGGGATGATGTCCGAAAAGAATTTTATATTTATCCAGCACAACCTTACGAACATGAATGGAGTAGTAAATTGAAGAATACAATAACAGATAGATACATGATTGAGTCATTATTTAAAAATTGTATTAAAGCTGCCCAAGACCTGAATATGGATAAGTCAAAGATAAAACAATGGAAACATTTTATATCACATTTATGGGCTCCTCCGATTTTAGATGTACCCGAAAAAGGAAAGGTATTTGGATTGGCGTTTACAGAAAATAATGAAGTGTATCCGGATGCGAAAACAAATATACAAGGCTATCATTTTGACGCACATACTACAGCTGTTTTTCCGGCAGGTGTGCTTGGATTGGAGCATAAAGGGACCGATTATTTTGAAATAGCCCGAAACATTGCTTTGCATCATCCGAAAAATCGGAATGCTATTACTCCCGGAGCGATTGTTTCTGCGCGATTGGGGCTGGGAGATAAAGTGCTGGAACGTTTGCAATGTAGCGTTAATTATTTGCAACATTTCAATCAAGGGTTATTTTACAATTTAGACCATTGGCATTATTTTTCTCGTTATGTTGATCAGATTCCTAATGCCGAATTATATGCTCAGCGTGACTATATGTATGACTCAAGATTGACTTACAATCGTTCCGAAGCCGGAAAATCGGGCTTTCGGACGAAACCTTTCGTTCAATGTGGTATGGAAACAATGGGTATTCTAGGTACTACTATCAATGAGATGTTACTTCAAAGTCATGAAGGAAAGATAAGGATATTTCCGGCGATACCTTCGAAATTCGCATCTGCTTTTACTCTACGCGCTGAAGGAGCTTTTATGGTTTCCTCAGCTATAGATAGTTTAGGGAATATTCCATTTGTTGAGATAAAAAGTTTGGCAGGAAAAGAATGTCGTATACAGAATCCTTGGGATGATGATTTAGTTCAAGTTGTCACACAGAATAATCGAAATGTAAATATTGAAGTCAATAAAGACAACGTGATTTCTTTTAAAACTGCAATTGGGGAGTCTTATATAGTAAGAAAGAAAGGTACCGATGTGAATCATGCACCAAAAACATATCATGCTACACCTAATATGTTTCCAAAGAAATATGGTGAGGCTATGTTAGGTAAAGAGTGTACATTTATAGATCGTGAACACTAACTCGATTTTATTAATGTATAGATATCGCTTGTACTGATTATTGAAAAGAAAAGCGGCTGTTCCTGTATTTGGGTGACAGTCGCTTTCTTTTAAGAAACTATTTTGATGTAATTAAATTAGTTATTTATTTATCTTTTTTTTGATGTCCCTTATGTCGTACGCCAAAAAGAGTTACATCACATGTCACTTATGTAGGAGACACAGATAAAAGATGTAGGAGATACAGGTGGAACATATACAAGAGTTGCTCCGGTCAAGTACTTGTTTGGGGAAAGTTATGTACAGGGTATCTGCGTAACATGTACAACGGTTGGATGAATGATGTAATTGTTCTGAAAATGCCCGGTTTTGTTCGGATTTAGTCTATAAACAAGCAATAGAAAACGTCTGCCTTCACCCCGAATTTAAACAATTGATTATGAATACAATAATAAATAAGGAGAACTCAAAGGTATTTTTGTTGATATTATTAGGAGTCTCTCCGTTGGTAGGACTGGGAAATATCCTCTTGTCTACCGGGATGATGTTTGTTGTATACGCTGTCTGTTCACTGCTGTGCGCGTTGTGGGCAACACGGCGGACGACAGTGAAAGTAGCGGTATGCAGAGTGTAACTCTATTTTATATCGAATACTTGCTCTGATACTCTTTCGGAGAAATTCCTTCGTGCCGTTTGAAATATCTTCCCAGATAAGACTGGTCGGGGAAACCGAGTTTGTCCGCTATTTCTTGTATGGTCATTTCGGTGGACTGGAGCAATACTTTTATTTCAAGAATGGCGAATTCATCGATAATTTTCTTGGCGGAATTTCCCGTCACGCTACGGCAGATACCAGTCAGGTATTTGGTGGAGATACAGAGTTTGCCGGCATAGAAACTGACTTCCCGTTGGGAGATGCAGTTCTCGTGTACCAATGCGATGAAATTCTTGAAGATTTCATCCTGCCGGCTTCCCCCTTCTATCTCCTGTTTGTCGAAATAACGGTAACACTTATCATAAATATCCAGCATGAACGACTGGAGATGATTCTTCGCTATCTGGCTTCGGAAACGGTTTTCGCGGTCATTATAGATAGCGGTTGTTGCATGGATAAGTCCTTTGATTGCACCGGTATTTTCTTCGGGAAGGACATAACACGGCTTTTCCTTGAGAAAATGGAAAAAAATAGGTTCGAACCGTAGACAGGCTTCCCGGAACATCTCTTTTGGGAAACCGAAGAAAGAAGCGGTGAAATCACTGCTGCTGCCGTTGATGCGGATTATGGTTCCCGGTAGAAGCACTACCTGCGTGTTTTCCACGATTTCGTAATCTTTCAAATCAATCGTGGCGTGCGCCCACCCGCTTCGACAGAAGTAGATAGCTCCCCCTTTCAGTTTCCACAGGTGATGCATGATAGGTGACAAATTCTCGTCAATTCCGGCTATAAAATCTTCCCGAAGTATGGCAAGCATAGATTCTTTCTTTTCCATATACAGTTCTTGTTTAGACGGCAAAAATAGAACATTTTCACTAAATATTAGCTTTAATGTTCCGAAAATGAACAAAACTCAAAACACTATGACCAGTTTTCAATGGAGAAAAGAACCTACCTTTGCCGCGTTCAAAAAAAATAATAGGTAATACAATGAGTAAAAAGATTAGTAAAGTGAAGCAGGGGCTATTGTTGCTCTGCTGTCTGGTTGCTGTTGCAGGTTGTAAGCAAGCACTACCCGCACAAATGGAAACAGGATATGAGGTAATGATCGTTTCTCCGACCAACCGGATGATTTCGAGCACGTACTCGGCAACTATCCGCGGACGTCAGGATATTGATATCTATCCGCAGGTAGGCGGTACGCTGACAAAAGTCTGTGTGACGGAAGGCCAGCGCGTGAAGAACGGACAAACACTGTTCATCATCGACCAGGTACCGTATGAGGCTGCCTGGCAGACAGCGGTAGCCAATGTAGAAGCTGCTGAGGCTTCTCTTGCTACGGCGCAGCTGACTTATAACAGCAAAGAGGAACTGTATAAGGAAAACGTAGTTTCCTCTTTCGACCTCAACACGGCGAAGAACTCTCTCCTGTCCGCCAAAGCGCAACTGGCACAGGCAAAAGCGCAGGAAGTGAGCGCCCGCAACAATCTTTCTTATACGGTAGTGAAAAGTCCGGCGAACGGAGTGGTAGGCACATTGCCTTACCGTGTAGGAGCGTTGGTAAGTTCCAGCCTTCCCGAACCGTTGACTACGGTTTCCGACAACTCGGATATGTACGTTTACTTTTCAATGACGGAAAATCAGTTATTGGGACTTATCCGCCAATACGGCTCAAAAGAGGAAGCATTGAAAAGTATGCCTGCTATCGACCTTCAACTGAATGACAAATCGGCTTATCCCGAACAGGGACAAATCGAATCTATCAGCGGGGTTATCGACCGTTCGACGGGTACTGTCAGCCTGCGTGCCGTATTCCCCAACAGGGAAGGATTGCTGCATAGCG
This portion of the Bacteroides acidifaciens genome encodes:
- a CDS encoding efflux RND transporter periplasmic adaptor subunit, whose product is MSKKISKVKQGLLLLCCLVAVAGCKQALPAQMETGYEVMIVSPTNRMISSTYSATIRGRQDIDIYPQVGGTLTKVCVTEGQRVKNGQTLFIIDQVPYEAAWQTAVANVEAAEASLATAQLTYNSKEELYKENVVSSFDLNTAKNSLLSAKAQLAQAKAQEVSARNNLSYTVVKSPANGVVGTLPYRVGALVSSSLPEPLTTVSDNSDMYVYFSMTENQLLGLIRQYGSKEEALKSMPAIDLQLNDKSAYPEQGQIESISGVIDRSTGTVSLRAVFPNREGLLHSGGAGNVVIPVQKAGALVIPQGATFEIQDKRYVYKVVDGKAQSSLVQVTRVNSGREFIVDEGLAPGDVIVAEGVGLLREGTPIKAKSAAAPASTTTGN
- a CDS encoding glycosyl hydrolase family 95 catalytic domain-containing protein — translated: MIPQGKALARKKGTKDGLLITEAHDFSGNMVSANWGNMTTNYTPASQISKIMWEYYAYTQDRDYLRNTIYPFMKEAAEFYLNFLQWDDVRKEFYIYPAQPYEHEWSSKLKNTITDRYMIESLFKNCIKAAQDLNMDKSKIKQWKHFISHLWAPPILDVPEKGKVFGLAFTENNEVYPDAKTNIQGYHFDAHTTAVFPAGVLGLEHKGTDYFEIARNIALHHPKNRNAITPGAIVSARLGLGDKVLERLQCSVNYLQHFNQGLFYNLDHWHYFSRYVDQIPNAELYAQRDYMYDSRLTYNRSEAGKSGFRTKPFVQCGMETMGILGTTINEMLLQSHEGKIRIFPAIPSKFASAFTLRAEGAFMVSSAIDSLGNIPFVEIKSLAGKECRIQNPWDDDLVQVVTQNNRNVNIEVNKDNVISFKTAIGESYIVRKKGTDVNHAPKTYHATPNMFPKKYGEAMLGKECTFIDREH
- a CDS encoding helix-turn-helix domain-containing protein, with the translated sequence MEKKESMLAILREDFIAGIDENLSPIMHHLWKLKGGAIYFCRSGWAHATIDLKDYEIVENTQVVLLPGTIIRINGSSSDFTASFFGFPKEMFREACLRFEPIFFHFLKEKPCYVLPEENTGAIKGLIHATTAIYNDRENRFRSQIAKNHLQSFMLDIYDKCYRYFDKQEIEGGSRQDEIFKNFIALVHENCISQREVSFYAGKLCISTKYLTGICRSVTGNSAKKIIDEFAILEIKVLLQSTEMTIQEIADKLGFPDQSYLGRYFKRHEGISPKEYQSKYSI